A region from the Gemmatimonadales bacterium genome encodes:
- a CDS encoding CopD family protein: MTAPLVALYAVVRGVIYVALLLLVGAQILGLVIKYAGPSDATGVGRDLRARLGRAVMPAAVILIIAGMVRGVFQVGTFVDPGDSVTAEMVRSVLLNGTWARAWMLQLAAAIVLLGALPLRRKRGVAPDTVITVIVFVILWAETGMGHGAGDTWPWITGRVAYLIHLAGIGMWIGTVGMLTLVALPALSGEEQLPDLARVVKAFSIFGRTGASLAVISGVTIAAVYSHLSIGLIVRSTWGRLLLLKLTAFIGVLALGWYNWKVVTPALEMRATGSEARLRRAVRIELVLGAIMLAITTLLVVAALPGE; this comes from the coding sequence ATGACCGCGCCCCTCGTCGCGCTGTATGCGGTCGTTCGAGGGGTCATCTACGTCGCGCTTCTGCTGCTGGTTGGCGCGCAGATTCTCGGGCTCGTGATCAAGTATGCGGGCCCGTCCGATGCCACCGGCGTTGGCCGCGACCTTCGCGCCCGGCTCGGCCGGGCCGTCATGCCGGCGGCCGTCATCCTCATCATCGCTGGAATGGTCCGCGGCGTCTTCCAGGTCGGCACCTTCGTCGATCCCGGAGATTCCGTCACCGCCGAGATGGTCCGCAGCGTCCTGCTCAACGGCACATGGGCGCGCGCGTGGATGCTGCAACTGGCGGCCGCGATCGTCCTCCTCGGTGCGCTGCCGCTGCGTCGCAAGCGCGGCGTGGCGCCGGATACAGTCATCACCGTCATCGTCTTCGTCATTCTCTGGGCGGAGACGGGGATGGGCCACGGTGCCGGCGACACCTGGCCATGGATTACTGGACGCGTTGCCTACCTGATCCATCTTGCCGGAATCGGAATGTGGATCGGAACCGTCGGGATGTTAACCCTTGTGGCGCTTCCGGCGCTCTCTGGTGAGGAGCAACTCCCGGATCTCGCGCGTGTCGTCAAGGCATTTTCTATTTTCGGCCGCACCGGTGCGTCGCTCGCGGTCATCTCCGGCGTCACGATCGCCGCGGTGTACAGTCACCTGTCGATCGGGCTGATCGTCCGTTCCACGTGGGGCCGCCTCCTGCTGCTCAAGCTGACGGCATTCATCGGCGTACTGGCATTGGGATGGTACAACTGGAAGGTTGTCACCCCGGCGCTGGAGATGCGGGCCACCGGTTCTGAGGCGCGCCTGCGCCGGGCAGTCCGGATCGAACTTGTTCTCGGCGCGATCATGCTGGCGATCACGACGCTCCTCGTGGTCGCCGCACTGCCGGGCGAGTAA
- a CDS encoding MarR family winged helix-turn-helix transcriptional regulator, translating to MPADSLGLTLHALARAHRARLSALLAPHGLHAGQDLLLLAVWAEPGQRQGALAAHLGIEQPTLTRMVQRLERGGMVERRPDQHDARVSLVYPTPRSRLLESSVKRAWATLDESMVRALGSADAARLQKFVAAATSGLTDMS from the coding sequence ATGCCCGCTGATTCGCTCGGACTCACGCTCCATGCTCTGGCGCGCGCCCACCGCGCCCGGCTGAGCGCGCTCCTCGCACCACACGGCCTCCATGCGGGCCAGGACCTGCTGCTTCTCGCGGTATGGGCGGAGCCGGGACAACGACAGGGGGCACTGGCAGCCCACCTCGGCATTGAGCAACCGACGCTGACGCGAATGGTGCAGCGGCTGGAACGCGGCGGAATGGTCGAGCGGCGCCCCGACCAGCACGACGCGCGAGTCTCGCTCGTCTATCCGACACCGCGATCACGTCTGCTGGAGAGTTCGGTGAAGCGGGCCTGGGCCACGCTTGACGAGTCGATGGTGCGGGCGCTGGGATCGGCCGACGCGGCGCGACTTCAAAAATTCGTGGCCGCGGCGACATCGGGCCTCACCGACATGTCGTAG
- a CDS encoding FAD-dependent oxidoreductase, which yields MSPLAAGTDVAIIGAGPAGLSAAIAAAEQGKRVLVIDQGLRPGGQIWRHRDQRTLGAVPRRLLKRAAALEVRMLSDARIIDLDGPRDLLLHHGGRVVRHHATALILATGAREQFLPFPGWTLPRVVGIGGLQALIKSGLTLRGAKVVIAGTGPLILPVASAAASAGASLLLVAEQASRTALLRFGMHVVRNKRDAMADAARYRWSFRRTPFRTSSWVMRADGDQFVERVTMQLNGDQRIIECDWLATGAGLVPNTELAQLIGCTLAGDAIAVDARQATSVSGVWAAGECTGVKGDAGAMAEGEIAGRAAAGDLTGANASSLQAARKAARAFAGHLSTTFAPRAELLALADADTVICRCEGIRRGDLDPTWSQRQAKLWTRVGMGECQGAVCGPACGALFGWSGNRVRPPLGAPQCREWKDGLSSA from the coding sequence ATGAGTCCACTTGCCGCAGGGACCGACGTCGCGATCATCGGCGCGGGGCCGGCCGGGTTGAGCGCTGCCATCGCCGCCGCCGAACAGGGGAAACGCGTCCTGGTGATCGATCAGGGACTTCGCCCGGGAGGCCAGATCTGGCGGCACCGCGACCAGCGCACGCTGGGTGCCGTACCGCGCCGGCTTCTCAAACGCGCCGCCGCACTCGAAGTGCGGATGCTCTCCGATGCCCGCATCATTGATCTCGACGGACCGCGCGACCTGCTCCTGCACCACGGCGGCCGGGTCGTCCGCCATCACGCAACCGCGCTGATCCTGGCGACCGGGGCACGGGAGCAGTTCCTCCCCTTTCCCGGCTGGACGCTTCCGCGAGTGGTCGGCATCGGCGGCCTGCAGGCCCTGATCAAGAGTGGATTGACGCTGCGCGGTGCGAAGGTCGTGATCGCAGGGACCGGACCGCTCATCCTTCCCGTGGCGTCGGCCGCGGCATCCGCCGGCGCTTCGCTGCTGCTGGTGGCGGAGCAGGCGTCGCGTACCGCGCTGCTGCGCTTCGGGATGCACGTCGTTCGCAACAAGCGCGATGCGATGGCCGATGCGGCGCGCTATCGCTGGTCATTTCGCAGGACTCCGTTCCGGACTTCGAGTTGGGTTATGCGGGCCGATGGCGATCAGTTCGTCGAACGGGTCACGATGCAGCTGAATGGTGATCAGCGCATCATCGAATGTGACTGGCTTGCGACCGGCGCGGGGCTGGTGCCGAACACCGAGTTGGCGCAACTCATCGGCTGCACACTCGCAGGAGACGCCATCGCCGTCGATGCGCGGCAGGCGACCAGCGTCAGTGGCGTATGGGCTGCCGGCGAATGCACCGGGGTCAAGGGCGACGCCGGCGCGATGGCCGAAGGCGAAATCGCCGGGCGCGCCGCGGCCGGCGACCTCACCGGCGCCAATGCCTCGTCGCTGCAGGCCGCGCGCAAGGCCGCCAGGGCGTTTGCGGGCCACCTCAGCACAACGTTCGCGCCGAGGGCCGAACTGCTGGCGCTGGCCGATGCCGATACCGTCATATGCCGCTGCGAAGGAATCCGTCGCGGCGATCTCGACCCGACATGGAGCCAGCGGCAGGCCAAGTTGTGGACCAGAGTTGGAATGGGAGAGTGTCAGGGAGCGGTCTGCGGACCGGCGTGCGGCGCCCTCTTCGGTTGGTCGGGCAATCGAGTGCGGCCGCCGCTCGGGGCGCCGCAGTGTCGCGAATGGAAGGATGGATTGTCATCGGCTTGA
- a CDS encoding (2Fe-2S)-binding protein — MTDGIPIIVNGNPVTVTSDITLAAALLNAGVTSFHRDVHGAPRAPLCGMGTCFECRVTVDGVAGVRACLEPVRRDMRVDTGR, encoded by the coding sequence ATGACTGACGGCATCCCGATCATCGTGAACGGAAACCCCGTCACGGTCACGAGCGATATCACGCTGGCGGCTGCGCTGCTCAACGCAGGTGTCACCAGCTTTCACCGCGACGTCCACGGGGCGCCGCGCGCTCCGCTCTGCGGGATGGGAACCTGCTTTGAATGCCGCGTCACCGTCGACGGGGTGGCTGGTGTTCGCGCCTGCCTCGAACCGGTGCGGCGCGACATGCGGGTGGACACCGGACGATGA